The genome window CAGGAATTGTACATCAGGTTAATCTGGAATATCTGGCCGATGTGGTGACCCTCAGGACTGTCGATGGTCAGGAGACGGCTTTCCCCGATACCCTGGTTGGTACAGACAGTCATACGACTATGATCGGTGGACTCTGCGTTTTAGGCTGGGGTGTGGGAGGCATAGAGGCCGAAGCGGCTCTTTTGGGACAGCCTCTGACAATGTTGATTCCCGAGGTTGTCGGTTTTAGGTTTACCGGGAAGCTGCCCGAGGGAACCACCGCTACGGATCTGGTTCTTACGGTGACCCAGATGCTGCGGGCCAGAGCTGTGGTCGGTAAATTTGTAGAGTTCTATGGTCCCGGTCTAGATCATCTCAGCCTTGCCGACAGAGCCACAATCAGCAATATGGCTCCCGAGTATGGTGCTACATGTGGCCTGTTTCCCATCGATGATGAGCTGCTCAAGTACCTGAGACTCACCGGACGGGATGAACAGAGGATACGCCTTGTGGAAGAATATGCCAAACTTCAGGGGCTTTGGAGAGATCCAAAGGTCGAACCTGAGTTTTCCGATACCCTTTCTCTGGATCTCCGGGAAGTCAAACCCAGTATGGCCGGGCCTAATAAACCTCAGAACCGGGTTGTTTTGGAAGATATTACAAGCAAGTTTGAGAAAGTTTTGAAGGCAGACTACGGTGTGAGCGATCTGGAAGCCCGGTCATCCGTGGAGGGTACAGACTACAGTCTTGGACATGGTGATGTGGCCATCGCCGCCATCACGAGCTGTACGAATACATCCAATCCCGCCATCCTTATCGCCGCAGGACTTCTTGCTAAAAAGGCTGTTAAGGCTGGACTCAGGTCCAAGCCCTGGGTGAAGACTTCCTTTGCACCCGGTAGCCAGGTCGTTATCAGTTATCTCGAAAAAGCCGGTCTTCTTCCTTATCTGGAGAAGCTGGGATTTCATCTTGTTGGTTTCGGCTGTACCACCTGCATAGGGAACTCCGGGCCTTTGCGACCTGAAATTGAAAAGGCCATCCTTGCCAAAAAGCTGGTCACAGTCAATGTCCTTTCGGGGAACAGGAATTTCGCAGGCCGTATCCATCCCGTCTCCCAGGCCAGTTTCCTGGCATCTCCTCCCTTGGTGGTCGCCTATGCCCTGGCTGGATCTCTGCGGATTGACATCACGAGAGATGCCTTGGCTGTCAACGACCAGGGAGAGAAGGTTTACTTTAAAGACCTCTGGCCCGAAAACAGTGAGATTGAAGAGGTCATGGCGATGAGTGTCTCATCCGATCAATTCAAAGATAAATATGCGGAAGTCTTCAAAGGAACCGCCGAGTGGGCGGAGCTTTCAGGGACCAGTGGCAGTCTTTTTGCCTGGACAGAAAACAGCAGTTACATCCGCAGGCCTCCATTCTTTGATAAATTCAATGAGGAACAGAAGTTTGTGGACATTAAGGGGGCCAGGACCCTGGCGATCCTTCCCGATGCCACAACAACGGACCATATCTCTCCAGCGGGTGTTATTCCCTTTGATGAACCAGCGGGTCAATATCTGATTAGTCAGGGTGTTTCTTCTTCAGATTTCAATTCCTTTGGAAGTCGCCGGGGAAATCACGAAGTGATGATGCGCGGCACTTTCGGAAATATCCGTTTGAAGAACAAAATGCTTAATGGTGTGGAAGGGGGATACACCCTGAACAGCCGGGGAGAACAGAGTACCATCTTTGATACTTCCATGGCCTATCAGAAAAAGGGAATCCCTTTAATCCTCTTTGCCGGCAAGGAGTACGGCGCAGGATCGTCCAGGGACTGGGCAGCCAAGGGAACTCTCCTGTTGGGAGTCAAGGCGGTGATTGCCGAGAGCTATGAAAGGATTCATCGATCCAATCTGGTCGGCATGGGGATCCTTCCCCTGGAGTTTGAAGGAGGGGATTCGGTCGATTCACTCGGAATCAAAGGGATGGGATCTTATGATCTGCTGGGAGTGAGCCGGTTGTCGCCCAAGTGTCATCTTACTCTTGTTGTGAATGAGGGCAGACGGAGGCGTGAGTTTCAGGTCCGTGTCCGAATCGATACATCGGGGGAACTGGATTATTACAGAGCGGGAGGAATCTTAAATCTGGTGTTAAAACATATGAGTCAATAAAAGCTTATTAGACAGGGAGTCTCTGTCTCTTGAGAAAAAAGGGGAAAGTCTATGGATTATGACTATGACGTACTGATCGTTGGAGCCGGAGGAGCAGGCTTATACGCCGCGCTTGAAGCGAGTAGAACGGGTAAAACGGCTGTATTGACCAAAGTTTATCCTCAGCGGAGTCATACGGGAGCCGCTCAGGGTGGTATAGGAGCCGCCTTGGGGAATGTGGAAGAAGATAAACCCGAATGGCATGCCTTTGATACGGTTAAGGGGGGTGACTATCTTGTCGATCAGAATGCGGCGGTGATTCTGGCGGAAGATGCGGTTCGGGCCGTGTATGATCTTGAGAATAGAGGGCTTCCTTTTTCACGGACTCCTGAAGGCAAAATCGACCAGCGGCGCTTTGGCGGGCATACCCGTAATTTCGGTGAAGGTCCTGTTCGAAGAGCCTGCTATGCCGCCGACCGGACGGGGCATATGATCCTGCAGACCCTATATCAGCAGTGCATCAAGAGTGATGTAGCCTTTTATGATGAGTTTTTCGTACTGGACGTCATGCTTGATGGAGACACTCCCTCGGGGCTGATCGTCTTTGAATTGGCTACGGGGCAGATCCATATGTTCAAGGCCAAGGTTATTCTTTTCGCTACTGGCGGTTTTGGGCGCATGTTCAAGATCACTTCCAATGCCTATTCCAACACCGGTGACGGACCGGCCATTCTAGCCCGGAATGGAATCCCCCTTATGGATATGGAGTTCTTTCAGATACATCCCACGGGCATCAGAGACATGGGCATCCTGATCACAGAGGGTGTTCGCGGCGAGGGGGGCATCCTCTACAATTCAGAGGGTGAAGCCTTTATGAAACGCTATGCTCCCACCATGCTGGACTTGGCCCCCAGGGACATGATCAGCCGGGCTATCATGACTGAAATCTTTGAGGGCCGTGGCATTAGAGGCACTAGGAAAATAGATGATTATGTTTACCTGGATGCCAGTCATCTGGGGCGGGCCAAGGTTGAAGAAAAAATCCCCGATATTGCCGATTTTTGTAGGACCTATTTAGATGTTGATCCTGCCGAAGCACCCATGCCGGTTCAGCCCACGGCGCACTATGCCATGGGAGGCATTCCCACCAATGTGAACGGTCAGGTTTGGACCGGGGAAAAAGTCTATCCCGGTTTGTACGCTGCCGGTGAATGTGCCTGTGTTTCTGTCCATGGAGCCAATCGGCTGGGAACGAACTCTCTTGTCGATCTGGTGGTCTTCGGGCGCAGAGCCGGACAGCATATTGCAGAATATGTCAGGAATGCTCCCCAAGGGCGGGTTGATAAGGATCGGGCCCGATGGTGGAAGGACCGGATTGCCCGGCTCAAATCGGCCAAGGGTAGCCATCCCGGTGAAATCTTCGATTCCATGCAGGAAACGATGATGGAAAAGGTAGGCGTTTACAGGACCGGCAGTGAAATGGAAAAAGCTGTTTCATCTCTTCAGAAACTCCGGCTGGACTATGAGCATGTTTCGGTTCATGCCGGCGCAGAAAATTTTAATGCCGAAGTACAGACAGTCCTCGAGCTGGGGAATCTCCTGGATCTTGCCCTTCATACGGCTGCTTCAGCCCTGAACAGGCAGGAGAGCCGGGGAGCTCATACCCGGGACGACTTTCCTGATAGAAATGACGGGGACTGGCTGAAGCACAGCTTGAGTACCCTCAAAGACAATCAGATAAGCTTTCAATATAGGGATGTGGATGTACATAAGTGGGAACCGAAGCCCAGGGTCTATTAATCCAGAAATTATGGGAGAGAAATAATGCAGATTGAATTGAAAATTTTCAGATACAACCCACAGACCGATAAGGAATCCCGTTTTGATACCTATAAGGTGGATGTTGACCCCAGCGACAGGGTTCTGGACTCACTGATGCATGTGTACAGGAACGAAGACGGATCTCTTGCCTTCCGCAAGAGCTGTGCCCATGGCGTCTGCGGCTCCGATGCCATGAGGATCAATGGCAAGGAGAGACTGGCCTGTAAGACCCTCATCAAAGATGTGACCCAGAGCGAGGGGGATACTATCCTCATCGAACCTCTGAGGCATCTGCCTGTTCAAAAGGACCTCATGGTCGATCAGAGTGAATTCCTATCCCGGTTTAAAAAAGTGTCTCCCTTTCTAATTCCCGAAGAAAAACCACCGGAAAATGGTGAGTATATACAGAGCCAGCTGCAGAGGGATGCCATCGATGACGCTACCAAGTGCATCAACTGCGGAGCCTGTTATTCCGCCTGCCCCGTGTTGGACACAAATCCGGATTTTCTGGGTCCCGCCGCTCTGGTACATGCCTCTCGCTTTATTTTTGACAGTCGGGATCAGGGCTTGGATGCCAGGATTGCCATCCTGGATCAGCCCAATGGCATCTGGGCCTGCGATAACCATTTTGAGTGCACCAAGGTCTGTCCCCGGGGGATAAAAATCACCAAATTGATTAATTTGACTAAGAGGGAAATCAAGAAAAGAAAGGGAGAATAGGGGTCTATGAATATACATGAATATCAGGCTAAAGAGTTGTTTGCATCCTATGGCATTCCCATCAAGGCCTTTCGCCTCGTGACAGAACCGGGACAACTGGCCCAGGCTGCACAGGAGTTGGGAGGAGAAACCATCGTCAAGGCTCAGGTTCTCACAGGAGGACGGGGAAAAGCGGGGGGGGTGAAATACGCCAAAACAGCGGAAGAGGCGGTCAAGTATGGGCAGGACATCCTGAATCTGACAATCAAGGGATTTCCCGTGGAGAAGATTATTCTCACAGAAGCCGCTGATATAAAGAAGGAGTTTTATGCGGGGTTTATCACCAACCGCGGGACCAGGGCTGTCACCCTTATGCTGAGTAAGGCCGGTGGGATGGACATCGAAGATTTAGCCGTCAATTCTCCCGAAGAGATCCTCAAAATCGATTTTTTTGCCCGAACCGGCCCCGATGAAGATCTTTATGAGGCGGCGCTGAAAGACATTTTCAGAACCCAGACCCATATCGCCCAAGCCAGGGATATTCTGGATAAGCTGTACAGGCTCTTCCTGGAAAAAGACTGCAGTCTGACAGAAATCAACCCCCTGTCTATTGTGGACGACGATACACTGGTGGCAATCGATGCCAAAATGAGTTTTGATGACAATGCCCTGTTCCGACATCCGGAGATTCAGGCCTTGGAGAATCCAGAAGAATCCAGTCAGGATGAAAAAGATGCACGGGAAGCAGGGCTTAGTTTTGTCAGCCTCGATGGTGATATCGGTTGCATCGTCAACGGGGCTGGCCTGGCCATGGCCACCTTAGACCTCATCAAATTGGCCGGAGGCGAACCGGCAAATTTCCTGGATGTGGGGGGAAGCTCCAATCCTAACAAGGTGGTCTCCGCCTTGAAAATCATCATAAGCAATCCCAATGTGAAAGCCATTCTGATCAATATTTTCGGAGGAATCACCCGATGTGACGACATAGCCAAGGGCCTTTTGATGGCCCGGGAGCAGATCCAACTGGATCTTCCTCTGGTGATACGGCTGGTGGGTACCAATCAGGATGAAGGACGGGCTCTATTAGAGAAAGCAGGTCTTCAGGCCTTTGACGGATTGAGTGAGTCGGTGGAAAAAGTTGTGGCTCTAGCTACTTCTGAGGGAGGACGTCAATGAGCATACTCATAGATGAGAATACAAAAGTCATCGTTCAGGGGATCACCGGAAGAGATGGTTCTTTTCACACAAAGACCATGGTGGCCGACGGAACCAAGATTGTCGCCGGAGTGACTCCCGGCAAGGGGGGGCAGGACATGGAAGGCATCCCTGTGTATGACTCTGTTGAGGAATGTCTGAAAGACAAGAAAGTCGATGCCTCCGTGGTTTTCGTTCCCGCTCCCTTTGCGGCCGCTGCAGCCAGAGAGGCTATCGATGCCAGAATTCCCCTGGTGGTGTGCATTACCGAGGGTGTGCCTGTACAGGAAATGACAGACCTTTATCATAGGGCCCGTGCAAAAGGAAGCGTTCTGATAGGGCCTAATTGTCCGGGGCTCATCTCTCCGGATAAATGCAAGATAGGGATCATGCCCAAACGGATTCATAAGGCAGGAGGGGTCGGT of Oceanispirochaeta crateris contains these proteins:
- the acnA gene encoding aconitate hydratase AcnA, encoding MLKKELDFADRKVMYYSLQEFAREKGFDLAPLPVAVKILMENMLRHGSSDFVSPDDLSALSEWNQTKGKVAKDINFHPGRVVMQDFTGVPAVVDLAAMRNALSENGGDASKINPVIPVDMVVDHSVQVDFNASPSAYKMNVKKEFERNSERYRLLNWAQKEFKNFRVVPPGTGIVHQVNLEYLADVVTLRTVDGQETAFPDTLVGTDSHTTMIGGLCVLGWGVGGIEAEAALLGQPLTMLIPEVVGFRFTGKLPEGTTATDLVLTVTQMLRARAVVGKFVEFYGPGLDHLSLADRATISNMAPEYGATCGLFPIDDELLKYLRLTGRDEQRIRLVEEYAKLQGLWRDPKVEPEFSDTLSLDLREVKPSMAGPNKPQNRVVLEDITSKFEKVLKADYGVSDLEARSSVEGTDYSLGHGDVAIAAITSCTNTSNPAILIAAGLLAKKAVKAGLRSKPWVKTSFAPGSQVVISYLEKAGLLPYLEKLGFHLVGFGCTTCIGNSGPLRPEIEKAILAKKLVTVNVLSGNRNFAGRIHPVSQASFLASPPLVVAYALAGSLRIDITRDALAVNDQGEKVYFKDLWPENSEIEEVMAMSVSSDQFKDKYAEVFKGTAEWAELSGTSGSLFAWTENSSYIRRPPFFDKFNEEQKFVDIKGARTLAILPDATTTDHISPAGVIPFDEPAGQYLISQGVSSSDFNSFGSRRGNHEVMMRGTFGNIRLKNKMLNGVEGGYTLNSRGEQSTIFDTSMAYQKKGIPLILFAGKEYGAGSSRDWAAKGTLLLGVKAVIAESYERIHRSNLVGMGILPLEFEGGDSVDSLGIKGMGSYDLLGVSRLSPKCHLTLVVNEGRRRREFQVRVRIDTSGELDYYRAGGILNLVLKHMSQ
- the sdhA gene encoding succinate dehydrogenase flavoprotein subunit, with translation MDYDYDVLIVGAGGAGLYAALEASRTGKTAVLTKVYPQRSHTGAAQGGIGAALGNVEEDKPEWHAFDTVKGGDYLVDQNAAVILAEDAVRAVYDLENRGLPFSRTPEGKIDQRRFGGHTRNFGEGPVRRACYAADRTGHMILQTLYQQCIKSDVAFYDEFFVLDVMLDGDTPSGLIVFELATGQIHMFKAKVILFATGGFGRMFKITSNAYSNTGDGPAILARNGIPLMDMEFFQIHPTGIRDMGILITEGVRGEGGILYNSEGEAFMKRYAPTMLDLAPRDMISRAIMTEIFEGRGIRGTRKIDDYVYLDASHLGRAKVEEKIPDIADFCRTYLDVDPAEAPMPVQPTAHYAMGGIPTNVNGQVWTGEKVYPGLYAAGECACVSVHGANRLGTNSLVDLVVFGRRAGQHIAEYVRNAPQGRVDKDRARWWKDRIARLKSAKGSHPGEIFDSMQETMMEKVGVYRTGSEMEKAVSSLQKLRLDYEHVSVHAGAENFNAEVQTVLELGNLLDLALHTAASALNRQESRGAHTRDDFPDRNDGDWLKHSLSTLKDNQISFQYRDVDVHKWEPKPRVY
- a CDS encoding succinate dehydrogenase/fumarate reductase iron-sulfur subunit, whose translation is MQIELKIFRYNPQTDKESRFDTYKVDVDPSDRVLDSLMHVYRNEDGSLAFRKSCAHGVCGSDAMRINGKERLACKTLIKDVTQSEGDTILIEPLRHLPVQKDLMVDQSEFLSRFKKVSPFLIPEEKPPENGEYIQSQLQRDAIDDATKCINCGACYSACPVLDTNPDFLGPAALVHASRFIFDSRDQGLDARIAILDQPNGIWACDNHFECTKVCPRGIKITKLINLTKREIKKRKGE
- the sucC gene encoding ADP-forming succinate--CoA ligase subunit beta, producing MNIHEYQAKELFASYGIPIKAFRLVTEPGQLAQAAQELGGETIVKAQVLTGGRGKAGGVKYAKTAEEAVKYGQDILNLTIKGFPVEKIILTEAADIKKEFYAGFITNRGTRAVTLMLSKAGGMDIEDLAVNSPEEILKIDFFARTGPDEDLYEAALKDIFRTQTHIAQARDILDKLYRLFLEKDCSLTEINPLSIVDDDTLVAIDAKMSFDDNALFRHPEIQALENPEESSQDEKDAREAGLSFVSLDGDIGCIVNGAGLAMATLDLIKLAGGEPANFLDVGGSSNPNKVVSALKIIISNPNVKAILINIFGGITRCDDIAKGLLMAREQIQLDLPLVIRLVGTNQDEGRALLEKAGLQAFDGLSESVEKVVALATSEGGRQ
- the sucD gene encoding succinate--CoA ligase subunit alpha encodes the protein MSILIDENTKVIVQGITGRDGSFHTKTMVADGTKIVAGVTPGKGGQDMEGIPVYDSVEECLKDKKVDASVVFVPAPFAAAAAREAIDARIPLVVCITEGVPVQEMTDLYHRARAKGSVLIGPNCPGLISPDKCKIGIMPKRIHKAGGVGVISRSGTLTYEVVNELTLAGLGQSTCIGIGGDPIVGTGFLDLLERFEADPETTAVVLIGEIGGEAEEEAACYIQDHMKKPVVAFISGRSAPKGKRMGHAGAIISGGKGTAEAKVAAFEAAGVDVADKPDEIPGLLLKKLKRKK